GAGGAGCTGCACTGATGCAACTGGCTTTTGTTCTGTACAAATACTTCCCCTTCGGCGGCCTGCAGCGCGACTTCATGCGCATCGCTCTGGAATGCCAGCAGCGCGGCCATCAGATCCGTGTCTACACGCTGATCTGGGAAGGCGACATTCCGCCCGGCTTCGAAGTGCTGGTAGCGCCGGTGAAGGCGTTCTTCAACCATAAGCGCAACGAGAAGCTCAGTGCGTGGATGGAGGCCGACCTGGCCAAGCGTCCGGTGGACCGCCTGATCGGTTTCAACAAGATGCCCGGCCTGGACGTGTACTACGCCGCCGACGGCTGCTTTGAAGACAAGGCGCAAAACCTGCGTCATTCCCTGTACCGCTATTTTGGCCGCTACAAGCACTTTGCCGAATACGAGCGTGCGGTGTTCGCCAAGGATGCCAAGACCGAAGTCTTGATGATTTCCGAAGTGCAGCAGCCGCTGTTCATCAAGCATTACGACACCCCGCTTGAGCGCTTCCACCTGCTGCCACCGGGCATTGCCCAGGACCGCCGCGCGCCGCCGAATGCGGCTGAAATCCGTGCAGGTTTTCGCCAGGAGTTCAACCTCGGCGATGACGACCTGCTGCTGGTGCAAATCGGCTCCGGCTTCAAGACCAAGGGCGTCGACCGCAGCCTGAAGGCCTTGGCCGCGTTGCCGTCTGAACTGAAGAAGCGTACGCGCCTGTTTGTCATCGGCCAGGACGACCCCAAAGTCTTCCAACTGCAAAGCGCCACCCTCGGCTTGGGTGACAGCGTGCAGTTTCTCAAGGGTCGCAGCGATATTCCGCGTTTCCTGCTGGGCGCCGACCTGTTGATCCACCCGGCCTACAACGAAAACACCGGTACCGTGTTGCTTGAAGCCCTGGTGGCTGGGCTGCCGGTGCTGGTCTCGGCGGTGTGCGGTTACGCCCACTACATCGCCGAAGCCGACAGCGGCCTGGTGCTGGATGAGCCGTTTGAGCAAACGCAGCTCAATGGGTACCTGGCTAAAATGCTGACCGATTCTGCACAGCGCGCGGCCTGGGGCCGCAATGGGTTGGCCTTCGCCGAGACGGCCGACCTCTACAGCATGCCGCAGCACGCTGCGGATGTGATTCTGGCGGAGCCAAAACGATGAAACTGATACTTGCCGAACCGTTCAAGACGTTGTGGGCCGGGCGTGATGCGTTCGCCGAAGTCGAGAAACTGCAAGGCCAGGTATTCCGTGAGCTGGCGGCGCGCCGCACGTTGCGCACCGAGGTCGACGGCCGCCCGTATTTTGTAAAGATCCATCGGGGTATCGGTTGGGCGGAAATCTTCAAGAACCTGATCACCGCCAAGTTGCCGGTACTGGGCGCCGGCCTGGAGTGGGATGCCATTCACCGCTTGCAGGAAATCGGCGTTCCGACCATGACCGGCGTGGCCTTCGGCGAAAAGGGCAGCAACCCGGCGGACCAGCATTCGTTCATCATCACCGAAGAGCTGGCGCCAACCCTCAGCCTTGAAGACGTGACCCTCAACTGGGTTGCCGAGCCGCCGACGCCAGCCTTGCGCCATGCCCTGACCGCCGAACTGGCGCGCATGGTCGGCGACATGCACCGGGGCGGCGTGAACCATCGCGACTGCTACCTGTGCCACTTCCTGCTGGACACGTCCAAGCCGATCGACCCGCGTGACATCAAGCTCTCGGTGATCGACCTGCACCGTGCCCAAATGCGTGCACACTTGCCGCTGCGCTGGCGCGACAAGGACCTGTCTGCGCTGTACTACTCGGCGCTGGACATCGGCTTGACCCGTCGCGATAAGCTGCGCTTTCTCAAGGGCTATTTCCGCCAGCCGCTGCGCCAGATCCTGACCGAGCAATCGGCCTCCCTTAGCCTGATGCAGCGCAAGGCCGACAAACTGTATGCACGCAAGCAACGTTACGGGGATGCGATCTGATGGCGGGTTGGAACCTGGAACCTGCTTACGCCGCCCTGGCGGATGATTTTGGAAGCCTCGAAGCGGTGTTCGCCCTGCAAGGCGAGCGGCTGACCCGCGACCCGTTGTCGGAAGTGATCCGGGTCGAGCGCGGCGGGGTCAATTACTACGTCAAGCGCTACACCGGCGCCGGCAAGGGCCTGCGTCGCTACCTGGGCAAGCCGCGGGTCAAGTCCGAGTGGCAGAACCTCAAGCGTTTCGCCAAGTGGGGGATACCCACCGCCGACGTGGTGGCCTGGGGCCTGGAGCGCAACGGCCTGGCCTACGACCGTGGCGCGATGATCACCCGCGAACTGCCCAACACCGAAGACCTTTCGGTGCTGGCCGAGCGTCACGATGTGCGCCTGCGCGACGCCAAGTGGGTCAACGTGGTCAGCCGCCAGCTCGCCGAATACACGCGCACAATGCACGATCATCGCTTCACCCATAACGACTTGAAGTGGCGCAACCTGCTGATCGACGACCAGTCGACCCTGTACCTGATCGATTGCCCCAACGGCGATTTCTGGCGCGGTTTCTGGCTCAAGTACCGCATCACCAAAGACTTGGCCTGCCTGGACAAAGTGGCCAAGTATCACCTGTCGGCGACCCAGCGCCTGCGTTTCTATATGCAGTACCGCCAGTGCCGGCACCTGAGTGACTCGGACAAACGGCGGATTCGCCACGTAGTGAAGTTTTTCGAGGGGCGCGAATGAGTGATTTCCTGGCGGCTCAAGACCGTGCGTTGCTGGAGCGCCACGGCCTCGCGACATTCGACGCGCTGTGGGCCAAGCAACTGGACGCAGTGGACGAGCCGAACACCAGCCGTGGCGGCTGGAGCAGTGTGTTTCGCCTGGAACTCGACGGCCACGGTTACTACCTCAAGCGCCAGAGCAACTACCTCACGCGCAGCCTGCACCGGCCGTTGGGCGAGCCGAGTTTTTCCCGCGAATTTCGCAATATCAGTCGTTACCGCAGGCTGGGCATTCCAGCGTTGCAGGCGGCGTTCTACGGCGAGCGCAAGGTTGCCGGCGAACACCGCGCAATGCTGCTGACCCGCGCCCTCGACGGCTGGAATGACCTGGATTCATTGCTCGAACAGTGGCCGCAATTGAGCGACGCCCAGCACCGCGCGATCCTGCTGGCGTGCGGCCAACTGGCGCGCCGGTTGCACAGCGTCGGCCAGGTGCATGGCTGCTTTTACCCCAAGCATATTTTCCTGCAGGCCACTGGCGACGGTTACGCCGCGCAGTTGATCGACCTGGAAAAAACCCGCCCGTTGCTGTTCGGCTGGCGGGATCGGGTCAAGGACCTGGAGCCGTTGTTGCGGCGTGCGCGGCCTTGGTCGGATGCGCAGGTGCGCCAACTGCTGGCCGCCTACCTCGATCAGCCCGAAGACAGTTCGCTGGTCACCACCTGGCTGCAACGCCTGACGAGTCGGCGTAGCCATAAGGAGAATCGCTGATGCGCCTGTCCGAGCTCAAAAGCGCCGGTCGCACACCGAGCTTGCCCCTGACTCTCGACCTGGCGGATGCCGCCGGCCCCGCTCAATTGCAGTTGCTGAGCCTGTTGCGGGTGTTGCCGGGTGAGCGTTACGTGGGCGCCGCAGTCTGGCGCGGGCGTCCGGTGTTGGCCAAGTTATTGGTGGGCGGCAAGGCAGCGCGGCATTTTCAACGTGAGCTCAGCGGTGTGCGCATGCTGGCCGAGCAAGGCCTGAGCACCCCGTTGTTGCTCGCCGACGGCTTGCAGGACGGCGAGGGTGGCTGGCTGCTGTTCGAGTTTATCGAAGGCGCCGAAAGCCTGGCCGATGCCTGGCACGCCGTCGAAGGTCTGCCCCCCTTGGCCGATGAGCAAACCGCCGTGCTGGCCGAGGCGCTGGGCGCGATTGCGCAGATGCACACCAAGGGCCTTTGGCAGGAAGACCTGCACCTGGACAACCTGCTGCGCCAGGACGGCAAGCTGTACTTGATCGACGGCGCGGGCATCCGCGTCGAAGAGGCCGGCAAGCCGCTGTCGCGCAACCGCGTGCTGGAAAACCTCGGGGTGTTTTTCGCCCAGTTGCCGAAAAACCTTGAGCCGTTTACCGAAGAATTGCTGGTGTACTACCTGCTGGGCAACGGTGAGCACGCGTTGCCGCTGCAAGCCTTGGAAAAACAGGTACGCAAGGTCAGCGCCTGGCGCTTGAAGGACTATTTGAACAAGGTTGGCCGCGAATGCACGCTGTTCAGCGTGGTACGCGGCGCCTTTGGCCTGCGTGCAATTCGTCGCGAAGAAGAGGCGGCGATGCTGCCGGTACTGGAACAGGCCGATAAGCTACTCGATCAGGGCCACCTCTACAAAACCGGCGGTGCCGCCAGTGTCGCCAAGGTCGACGTGGCCGGTCGGCCGCTGGTGATCAAGCGCTACAACATCAAGGGCTTCGCCCATTGGCTCAAACGCTTCTGGCGCCCGAGTCGCGCCTGGCATTCGTGGCGTGAAGGCAACCGCCTGGCGTTCCTGGGCATCGCCACGCCCAAGCCTTTGGCCGTGTTGGAAAAGCGCTTTTTCTGGCTGCGCAGCCGGGCCTACCTGATTACTGAATACCTGCCGGGCCCGGACATCATCGAGCGTTTCGCGCCCTACATCGAACACGGTGACGCGCCGGAAAACGAGTTACTGGCGCTGGACCATTTGTTTGCCGAGCTGATTCGCGAGCGCATCAGCCATGGTGATTTCAAAGGCCATAACCTGTTCTGGGATAAGGATCGCTGGTCGCTGATCGACCTCGACGCGATGTGCCAACACAGCTCCGCCGCCAGCTTCGCCCCGGCGTATGCCAGGGACCGCGCACGGTTTATGCGGAACTGGCCACAGGAAAGCGCGCTGTACAAACTGATTGATCAGCGCCTGCCCAAAACCATCGACTGAACGCTCGCTCCTTGTAGTGAGCGGGCTTGCCCCGCGCTGGGCTGCGCAGCAGCCCCAAAACCAGCCGCTGCGATTTACCTGGAACACCGCGGTGCTTCTAGTGGGCCGCTTCGCAGCCCCGCGCGGGGCAAGCCCGCTCACCAGGGTTATTGTGCGGCCCTCAAGTGTTGCGTGGGCAACAGTGCTTGGGCACTTGTGAGTGGAGGCCGACAGCACTTACGCGCTGAATATTTTTATCCTGCTGATTTTTATAGGTAAAAATCCTGGCACGGCCTCTGCAACGCTGCCTGGTGAACCCTTTCACCAGCCGCCCGCGGAGCCTTGTATGCCTTTGAGCCTTTCCTCGCTTTCCCGTCTGATCTGTCTCGGCGCTGCCGTGCTGCTGGGCCACGCCGCCGTCGCCCAGGCTGGCGAAGGTGATGACGCTGTGCCGTCCCTGGCCGGCAAACGCATTGCGGTGAGCATGACCGGCACCAGTCACTATTTCGATATCAAGGCATTCCAGGCGCAGGTGGATGAAATCAAGCGCCTGGGTGGTACGCCGATTACCCTCGACGCCGGGCGCAATGACAAGAATCTGGTGACCCAGCTACAAACCGTGGTTACCCAGAAGCCCGACGCGGTGATTCAGACCCTCGGCACCCTCAGCGTGATCGACCCGTGGCTCAAGCGCATCAGCAAGGCCGGAATTCCGTTGTTCACCATCGATGCGCCGTCGCAGTACAGCCTCAACAACACCACGTCCGACAACGTCGCCACCGGCAAAGCCTTGGCCGAGCAACTGATCAAGGACGCTGGCGGCAAGGGCAAGATCCTGGTGTTCAATGGTTTCTACGGCGTGCCGGTGTGTGCGATTCGTTATGACCAGTTGAAGCTGGCGCTCAAGGATTACCCGCAGCTGGAAATAATCCAGCCCGAGCTGCGCGATGTGATCCCCAATACCGTGCAGGACGCCTACTCCCAGGTGTCGGCGCTGCTCAACAAATACCCGCAGGGCAGTGTGTCGGCGATCTGGTCGGCCTGGGATATTCCACAGTTGGGCGCGAGCAAGGCGTTGATCGATGCCAAGCGCACCGAGATCAAAACCTACGGTGTCGACGGCACCCCCGAGGTGCTGGCATTGCTCGGCCAGGCGAACTCGCCGGTGGGCGCGGTGGTCGCGCAGCAACCGGCGCTGATTGGCAAGACGGCCGTGCAGAACGTGGCGCGCTACCTGGCCGGGCAACGTGATCTGCCCAAGGAAACCCATGTCGCCACGTTGCTGACCACTGCCGGCAACCTGTCACAGGTTCAACAGCTGCGGGGTGACTGATGGCGGCATTGCACCTGCAACACCTGCACAAGCGCTTTGGCGCCAGCGTGGCACTGGAGGACGCGAGCCTCAAGGTCGAGCGCGGCAGCATCCACGGCCTGGTGGGCGAGAATGGCGCGGGCAAATCGACCTTGATCAAGATCCTGGCCGGTATCCACAAGGCCGATGCGGGCCAGGTGAGTATCGACGGCCAGGCCTATGCAAGGCTGTCGCCGCGCCAGGTGGACGCGCTGGGCGTGCAGTTCATCCATCAGGAGCGTCTGTTGCCCGCCAGCTTTACCGTGGGCGAGGCGCTGTTTTTCGGGCATGAATTGCGTCGGGGTCCGTTTGTGGATCGGCGGCGGCAAGACCGTGAGGCGCAGCGCCTGCTGACGGAATACTTTGATTTGCAACTGCCCCCCGGCGCCCTGGTGGGCGAGTTGAACAGCGCCGAGCGCCAGGTGCTGCAAATCACCCGGGCGTTGATTCGCCAGCCGAAGATCCTGGTGTTCGACGAGCCCAGCGTGGCGCTGGTCAAGCGCGAGGTCGACCAGTTGCTGCGCATCGTCAAGCGCCTGCGCGACCAGGGGCTTTCGATCCTTTACATTTCCCATTACCTGCAAGAAATCGACAGCCTGTGTGATGAGGTCACCGTGCTGCGCAATGGCCGCGATGTGGCGGTGGTGCAGCCACGGCACACGTCCAGTGCAGAGATTGCGCGTTTGATGGTCAACCGCGACGTGCAGGAGATGTACCCCAAGGCCAAGGTCGAGTTGGGCGCGCCGTTGTTGCAGGTGCGCAGCTTGAGCCTGGCACGGCGCTATCGGCAGATTGACCTGCAGGTGCGCCGGGGGGAAATCGTCGGGTTGACCGGGTTGGTCGGTTCGGGGGCCAAGGAACTGTTCAAGACGTTGTTCGGCGTCGAGCGGGCCGACAGCGGCACTGTGCACCTGGACGGGCGCTTGCTGCGCCTGCGTTCACCGGGCCAGGCGATTGCCGAAGGGATTGCGCTGGTGCCGGAGGAGCGGCGTAGCCAGGGCATCTCGCCGCTGCTGTCGGTGCTGGAAAACCTGACGCTGGCGGGGCTCTCGCGGTTCAGTCGCTGGGGCTTGCTGAGCCGGCGCGCCGAGCAGGTGGAAACTGCGCGGTTAATTGAAGAACTGGCGATCAAGGCAGCGGGGCCTAACGCCGCCGTCAGCCAGTTGAGCGGTGGTAACCAGCAGAAAGTCGCCCTGGGTAAATGGTTCAGTCGTCGTTCGGCGGTGTACTTGCTGGACGAGCCCTGTGTGGGGGTGGATGTGGGCGCCAAGGTGGAAATCTATCGGCTGATCGGGCGCCTGGTGGAAGAGGGCGCGGCGGTGTTGGTGCTGTCGTCGGATTTGCCGGAGTTGCTGGGGATCAGTGATCGGATCCTGGTGCTGCATCGCGGCGAGATCGCCGGTGAATTTTATGCAGGAGAGGTCGACAGCGATCAGTTGCTCGCCTGTGCGACGGGCGCCGTGCCTGCTGCTGCTGTGCAGGTGCGGGAGGTCGAGCATGCTTGAGGCCATACTGCGCCGGGGCTCGGTGGGGGTGTTCCTGGCGATTTTGCTGGGGTTCGCCCTGGCGGCGCCGGGGTTTCTGTCGCTGGGCAACCTGGCCAATGTGTTCAGCCAGTCGGCCATCCTCGGCGTGCTGGCCTTTGGGCTGACCTGTGTGATTATCGGCGGCGGTTCGAATGTGCTGGCCGGTGGGCTCGACCTGTCGCTGGCGGCCAACCTGGGCTTGTGCGCGGCGGTGTTCAGTCGCCTGAACAATGCCGGCCTGGACCTTCGGCTCACCTTGCTGCTGACGCTGGGCTGCGGCCTGGCGGTGGGCTTGGTCAATGGCCTGGCGGTGGTGCTGCTGCGCCTGCCGCCGCTGTTGGCGACGCTCGCGAGCATGAATGTGCTGGCGGGGTTGGAGTTGGTGCTGACGGAAAATACCGTGGTCTCCACCGACTCGCCGTTGCTGGACCTGCTCAGCGGCGGCACCTGGCTGGCGGTGCCGGCTCTGGCGTGGGTGTTGCTGCTGGCGGCCGGGGGGCTGACCTTGCTGGTCCAGCATTCGGCTTATGGGTTGCGTTTGCATGCCGTCGGCGAGTACCCCCAGGCGGCTGAAGCGGCAGGCCTTCGCGTCGCTACCTATGTGGTTTCCAGTTACGCGCTGTCGGGCCTTTGTGCGGCGGTGGCGGCGTTGTGTTCGGCTGCGTTTTTCAGCGGCAGCACCACCGGCTCCGGCGATATGTTGCTGTCCGTGGTGGCGATTGCCTTTCTCGGCGTGGTGTTTTCCCGGCGGCTGGTGGCGAGTATTCCGGGCACGTTATTGGCGGCGTTGTTGATCGGTTTTCTGATCAACGGGTTTCAGTTGCTCAACGTGTCGAACTTCTGGGTCAACGGTGTGCAGGGCGTGCTGATCCTGCTGGTGGTAGCCGCGTCCAGTGCACTGAATCGAGGAGCCCGCTCATGAACCCGCGTGCCTTGCTGCCGCTGACGTTGCCGCTGGTACTTGCGCTGATCGTGCTGGTGTTTGCCTTGCAGGCGCCGGGCTTCCTGAGCGCCGGCAACCTGAAAAGCCTGCTGCTGAACAACTTCGTGTTGCTGGCGATTGTCGCCATCGGCATGACGTACGCGGTGGCGGCCGGTGGCATCGATCTGTCGGTGGGCACTGCGCTGGATTTCGCCAGTTTCAGTTTTGTGGTGCTGCTCAATGGTGGGCATGGCTGGGCGGTTGCCGCGTCAGGTGCGTTGGTCGCGGCGCTGTTGGTGGGCGTGGTGAATGCGGGGCTGATCGCCGGGCTGCGGATCAGCCCCTTCCTGGCCACGCTGGGCACGTTGTTTATCGGTACCAGCGCCCAGCAATTGCTCTCGGACGGCGGCCAGCCGATCTACATCAGCCAGGGTTTGAAGCCTGAACTGAGCGGCCTTGCACCCTTGCTGGTCGTGCTCGGGCTGGCATTGTTCTACGGCCTGGCATTAGCACGCGCACGCCTGGGCCGCGAACTCCTGGCCCAGGGCACGCAGCCTTTGCTGGCGTATTACTCCGGTTTGTCGGTACAGCGGATTGTCACCGTCGTGGCCCTGGCGACTGCCTTGGCGTGCGGCGTGGCGGGGGTGTTGCTCAGTTCGACGGTCAGCGCCTATGTGCCGCTGTCGGGCAATGCGTTTTTGCTCAATGCCATCGGTGCGGTCTTTATCGGCACCACCCTGAGCCGGCAGGGCCGGGCGAATGTTCCCGGAACCCTGCTGGGGGTGCTGTTTATCAATGTGATCGCCAACGGCCTGCTGCTGATCGGCTGGAACTTCTATTGGCAGCAGGTGGCGACCGGTGTGCTGATTTTTGGGGTGCTGGCGTTTAGTTTTACCAGTCGGCGCCTGCAAACCCGTTGATCAGAATTGGTACTCGGCACCTGCGCCGGCGTACCACGAGCGGCCCGGTGCCGCTTCGTAGTAGCGACCGTTGCCGTCGCCGACGATCACCGAACCGACGTACTGGCGGTCCAGCAGATTGTCCAGGCGCAGGGTCTGGTGGAAGGTCCAGTGCTCGACTTTCTGCTCGAAGCGCGCACGCCAGTTGAACACGCTGTAGCCCGGCGCGGCGTGCTGGCTGTTGGTGTCTTCGACGTAGACCTTGCTGCGGTACATGCCCTCGACAGCGGTGCTGAGCCAGTCGCGGGGTTTCCAGTTGAGTTCGGCGAACAGCGTGGTTTGCGGCACGCCGGGGAGGTAGTTGCCTTTGTCGACGACGGTGCTGGTGCCGCTGACGAAGTCGCTGTCGTAGGTGGCTTGCAGGCGGGTGTAGGCGAGGCTGGTGCTCCAGTGTTCGGCGAGTTGGCTTTCGATACCCAGTTCCAAGCCACGGCGCAGGGTACGGCCGGCGTTTTGATAAGTGGAACGCCCGCCAACGGATTGCTGTATCACCAGTTCATCTTCGGTGGTGATCTGGAAGACGGCAGCGTTGATGCGTGTGTCTTGGCCAAGCCGTGCTTTCAAACCGATTTCGTACTGCGTGCTGACTGAGGGTTTGAGTGCGAAGTTGAACCCGTTTGAGCTGCTGGAGTAGGCCGACTCGGCCTGT
The genomic region above belongs to Pseudomonas sp. S35 and contains:
- a CDS encoding glycosyltransferase family 4 protein, producing the protein MQLAFVLYKYFPFGGLQRDFMRIALECQQRGHQIRVYTLIWEGDIPPGFEVLVAPVKAFFNHKRNEKLSAWMEADLAKRPVDRLIGFNKMPGLDVYYAADGCFEDKAQNLRHSLYRYFGRYKHFAEYERAVFAKDAKTEVLMISEVQQPLFIKHYDTPLERFHLLPPGIAQDRRAPPNAAEIRAGFRQEFNLGDDDLLLVQIGSGFKTKGVDRSLKALAALPSELKKRTRLFVIGQDDPKVFQLQSATLGLGDSVQFLKGRSDIPRFLLGADLLIHPAYNENTGTVLLEALVAGLPVLVSAVCGYAHYIAEADSGLVLDEPFEQTQLNGYLAKMLTDSAQRAAWGRNGLAFAETADLYSMPQHAADVILAEPKR
- the rfaP gene encoding lipopolysaccharide core heptose(I) kinase RfaP, translating into MKLILAEPFKTLWAGRDAFAEVEKLQGQVFRELAARRTLRTEVDGRPYFVKIHRGIGWAEIFKNLITAKLPVLGAGLEWDAIHRLQEIGVPTMTGVAFGEKGSNPADQHSFIITEELAPTLSLEDVTLNWVAEPPTPALRHALTAELARMVGDMHRGGVNHRDCYLCHFLLDTSKPIDPRDIKLSVIDLHRAQMRAHLPLRWRDKDLSALYYSALDIGLTRRDKLRFLKGYFRQPLRQILTEQSASLSLMQRKADKLYARKQRYGDAI
- a CDS encoding lipopolysaccharide kinase InaA family protein, producing MAGWNLEPAYAALADDFGSLEAVFALQGERLTRDPLSEVIRVERGGVNYYVKRYTGAGKGLRRYLGKPRVKSEWQNLKRFAKWGIPTADVVAWGLERNGLAYDRGAMITRELPNTEDLSVLAERHDVRLRDAKWVNVVSRQLAEYTRTMHDHRFTHNDLKWRNLLIDDQSTLYLIDCPNGDFWRGFWLKYRITKDLACLDKVAKYHLSATQRLRFYMQYRQCRHLSDSDKRRIRHVVKFFEGRE
- a CDS encoding lipopolysaccharide kinase InaA family protein, giving the protein MSDFLAAQDRALLERHGLATFDALWAKQLDAVDEPNTSRGGWSSVFRLELDGHGYYLKRQSNYLTRSLHRPLGEPSFSREFRNISRYRRLGIPALQAAFYGERKVAGEHRAMLLTRALDGWNDLDSLLEQWPQLSDAQHRAILLACGQLARRLHSVGQVHGCFYPKHIFLQATGDGYAAQLIDLEKTRPLLFGWRDRVKDLEPLLRRARPWSDAQVRQLLAAYLDQPEDSSLVTTWLQRLTSRRSHKENR
- a CDS encoding lipopolysaccharide kinase InaA family protein, which produces MRLSELKSAGRTPSLPLTLDLADAAGPAQLQLLSLLRVLPGERYVGAAVWRGRPVLAKLLVGGKAARHFQRELSGVRMLAEQGLSTPLLLADGLQDGEGGWLLFEFIEGAESLADAWHAVEGLPPLADEQTAVLAEALGAIAQMHTKGLWQEDLHLDNLLRQDGKLYLIDGAGIRVEEAGKPLSRNRVLENLGVFFAQLPKNLEPFTEELLVYYLLGNGEHALPLQALEKQVRKVSAWRLKDYLNKVGRECTLFSVVRGAFGLRAIRREEEAAMLPVLEQADKLLDQGHLYKTGGAASVAKVDVAGRPLVIKRYNIKGFAHWLKRFWRPSRAWHSWREGNRLAFLGIATPKPLAVLEKRFFWLRSRAYLITEYLPGPDIIERFAPYIEHGDAPENELLALDHLFAELIRERISHGDFKGHNLFWDKDRWSLIDLDAMCQHSSAASFAPAYARDRARFMRNWPQESALYKLIDQRLPKTID
- a CDS encoding sugar ABC transporter substrate-binding protein; protein product: MPLSLSSLSRLICLGAAVLLGHAAVAQAGEGDDAVPSLAGKRIAVSMTGTSHYFDIKAFQAQVDEIKRLGGTPITLDAGRNDKNLVTQLQTVVTQKPDAVIQTLGTLSVIDPWLKRISKAGIPLFTIDAPSQYSLNNTTSDNVATGKALAEQLIKDAGGKGKILVFNGFYGVPVCAIRYDQLKLALKDYPQLEIIQPELRDVIPNTVQDAYSQVSALLNKYPQGSVSAIWSAWDIPQLGASKALIDAKRTEIKTYGVDGTPEVLALLGQANSPVGAVVAQQPALIGKTAVQNVARYLAGQRDLPKETHVATLLTTAGNLSQVQQLRGD
- a CDS encoding sugar ABC transporter ATP-binding protein, whose amino-acid sequence is MAALHLQHLHKRFGASVALEDASLKVERGSIHGLVGENGAGKSTLIKILAGIHKADAGQVSIDGQAYARLSPRQVDALGVQFIHQERLLPASFTVGEALFFGHELRRGPFVDRRRQDREAQRLLTEYFDLQLPPGALVGELNSAERQVLQITRALIRQPKILVFDEPSVALVKREVDQLLRIVKRLRDQGLSILYISHYLQEIDSLCDEVTVLRNGRDVAVVQPRHTSSAEIARLMVNRDVQEMYPKAKVELGAPLLQVRSLSLARRYRQIDLQVRRGEIVGLTGLVGSGAKELFKTLFGVERADSGTVHLDGRLLRLRSPGQAIAEGIALVPEERRSQGISPLLSVLENLTLAGLSRFSRWGLLSRRAEQVETARLIEELAIKAAGPNAAVSQLSGGNQQKVALGKWFSRRSAVYLLDEPCVGVDVGAKVEIYRLIGRLVEEGAAVLVLSSDLPELLGISDRILVLHRGEIAGEFYAGEVDSDQLLACATGAVPAAAVQVREVEHA
- a CDS encoding ABC transporter permease; the encoded protein is MLEAILRRGSVGVFLAILLGFALAAPGFLSLGNLANVFSQSAILGVLAFGLTCVIIGGGSNVLAGGLDLSLAANLGLCAAVFSRLNNAGLDLRLTLLLTLGCGLAVGLVNGLAVVLLRLPPLLATLASMNVLAGLELVLTENTVVSTDSPLLDLLSGGTWLAVPALAWVLLLAAGGLTLLVQHSAYGLRLHAVGEYPQAAEAAGLRVATYVVSSYALSGLCAAVAALCSAAFFSGSTTGSGDMLLSVVAIAFLGVVFSRRLVASIPGTLLAALLIGFLINGFQLLNVSNFWVNGVQGVLILLVVAASSALNRGARS
- a CDS encoding ABC transporter permease; its protein translation is MNPRALLPLTLPLVLALIVLVFALQAPGFLSAGNLKSLLLNNFVLLAIVAIGMTYAVAAGGIDLSVGTALDFASFSFVVLLNGGHGWAVAASGALVAALLVGVVNAGLIAGLRISPFLATLGTLFIGTSAQQLLSDGGQPIYISQGLKPELSGLAPLLVVLGLALFYGLALARARLGRELLAQGTQPLLAYYSGLSVQRIVTVVALATALACGVAGVLLSSTVSAYVPLSGNAFLLNAIGAVFIGTTLSRQGRANVPGTLLGVLFINVIANGLLLIGWNFYWQQVATGVLIFGVLAFSFTSRRLQTR